The following are encoded in a window of Halorarum salinum genomic DNA:
- a CDS encoding DUF5816 domain-containing protein: MDLTVIETPDGDRYVDRSAGERGAEAPFFHVYADPAGETRWGYFCGNCETVDNAMDSMGRIECNVCGNIRKPEEWDAAHE, encoded by the coding sequence ATGGACCTGACCGTCATCGAGACGCCGGACGGCGACCGCTACGTGGACCGGTCCGCGGGCGAGCGCGGCGCCGAGGCGCCCTTCTTCCACGTCTACGCCGACCCGGCGGGCGAGACCCGCTGGGGGTACTTCTGCGGCAACTGCGAGACGGTGGACAACGCGATGGACTCGATGGGCCGCATCGAGTGCAACGTCTGTGGCAACATCCGGAAGCCGGAGGAGTGGGACGCGGCCCACGAGTAG
- a CDS encoding DMT family transporter — MNYDLRAVHPAALFALLAALWGGSFVWIEVGLDYFPPLSFAALRYDVAGLLVVAYAAATVDRWRPRGREWLPVAVTGVFVIGAYHGLLFLGIQHVSGAVAAVLIGLTPVFTAGFAAALHRGEGFDAPRVVGVLLGFLGVAVVAGVGPAGLAGNHTGGVLLVLGGSVAYALGTVLAPEGDSLPLRTTEGWAMLGGSALLHVWALARGESIGSVSWTPEAIVAFAYLTVLAGAVAFLLYFHLLAAVGPTELNLVGYVEPLVAAALSWVLLGQVVGPRTLAGFGCILGGFALVKHVQLRRLLGGVRGRVAGV; from the coding sequence ATGAACTACGACCTCCGCGCCGTCCACCCGGCGGCGCTGTTCGCTCTCCTCGCGGCGCTGTGGGGCGGCTCGTTCGTCTGGATCGAAGTCGGACTCGACTACTTCCCGCCGCTGTCGTTCGCCGCGTTGCGCTACGACGTCGCCGGACTGCTCGTCGTGGCGTACGCCGCGGCGACCGTCGACCGGTGGCGCCCCCGGGGCCGGGAGTGGCTCCCCGTCGCCGTCACGGGCGTCTTCGTCATCGGCGCGTACCACGGCCTGCTGTTCCTCGGCATCCAGCACGTCTCCGGCGCGGTCGCGGCGGTGCTCATCGGGCTCACGCCCGTGTTCACCGCGGGCTTCGCGGCCGCGCTCCACCGCGGCGAGGGGTTCGACGCGCCGCGGGTCGTCGGCGTCCTGCTTGGCTTTCTCGGGGTCGCCGTCGTCGCGGGCGTCGGCCCCGCCGGCCTCGCCGGCAACCACACCGGCGGCGTCCTGCTCGTGCTCGGGGGGTCGGTCGCGTACGCGCTCGGGACCGTGCTCGCGCCGGAGGGCGACTCGCTCCCCCTGCGGACGACCGAGGGGTGGGCCATGCTCGGCGGCTCCGCGCTGCTCCACGTCTGGGCGCTCGCCAGGGGCGAGTCCATCGGGTCCGTCTCCTGGACGCCCGAGGCCATCGTCGCCTTCGCGTACCTCACGGTGCTCGCCGGCGCGGTGGCGTTCCTCCTCTACTTCCACCTGCTGGCGGCCGTCGGCCCGACGGAACTGAACCTCGTCGGCTACGTCGAACCGCTGGTCGCCGCGGCGCTGTCGTGGGTCCTGCTCGGGCAGGTCGTCGGCCCGCGGACGCTCGCCGGCTTCGGCTGCATCCTCGGCGGCTTCGCGCTCGTGAAACACGTCCAACTCCGGCGCCTGCTCGGCGGCGTCCGCGGACGCGTCGCGGGCGTCTGA
- a CDS encoding Lrp/AsnC family transcriptional regulator, translated as MDERDVTLLKAIADLETGSPERLHEETGIPVSTIHYRLNNLKEDGIIENDLYDFDLEAVGLGVTVVLEVLTDYSGTHHDIGEKLADIEGVTQVYFTMGETDFMVVAHLSGREMVERLITDFERLEEVERTNSTFVVSTVADANSALQSYDLETLVEELVDE; from the coding sequence ATGGACGAGCGCGACGTCACCCTCCTGAAGGCCATCGCGGACCTCGAGACCGGGAGCCCCGAGCGACTCCACGAGGAAACCGGCATCCCCGTCTCCACCATCCACTACCGTCTGAACAACCTGAAGGAGGACGGCATCATCGAGAACGACCTCTACGACTTCGACCTCGAGGCGGTGGGGCTCGGGGTGACGGTCGTGCTGGAGGTGCTGACCGACTACTCCGGGACCCACCACGACATCGGGGAGAAACTGGCGGACATCGAGGGGGTGACGCAGGTGTACTTCACGATGGGCGAGACGGACTTCATGGTCGTCGCCCACCTGTCGGGCCGGGAGATGGTCGAGCGACTCATCACCGACTTCGAGCGCCTGGAGGAGGTCGAACGGACGAACTCCACGTTCGTCGTCTCGACGGTCGCGGACGCGAACTCGGCGCTCCAGAGCTACGACCTGGAGACGCTCGTCGAGGAACTCGTCGACGAGTGA
- a CDS encoding GAF domain-containing protein produces MTTSRSNGSERTVRCLYIDDDRELLELTRSVLESRRPAFDVETTPSPREGLRMLEERDFDAVVCDYQMPELDGLAVLESIRSRHGDDVPFVMFTGKGRREVAIDALNLGADRYVRKGGDPSSQHGALARAIEQEVEHDRTRRQLHRRDENLRIVLESIGDAVITTDVEGRVTRMNPVAEELTGWTTAEAVGRPLPNVFEIVGQEDREPEEDPARRVIERGETVGLANGTILIDRDGSERYVADSAAPIEDGDGDLVGVVIVFRDVTDGYRSRERARKQRRAIVDVSVDESITSGSLVEGARTITEAAAETLDVDRVGIWLFEDDNAVLRNVDLYERSTDAHESGRELVASEHPDYFDALETHRSIEAADARRDPRTAELSDPYLEPLGIRSLLDATLRSGGEVVGVVCHEHVGDRREWRDDERRFVGEIADQVLRLLSNARRNEYESTLKELHDIATDITTFDTPEDVCRRTIGVAETLLEFDRCVINLEEDGMLPIAAISSGMPPDGVTPMSVEEGIVGRTYRTGESILLADVREAEEANPQGPYRAALSIPIGDHGVFQTVSERTDAFDADDRELAELLVSHAAQALDQLEKERTLRRQNERLDEFASVVSHDLRNPLNVARGRLSLAREDCDSEHLDDVARAHDRMGTLIDDLLTLAREGRTAIETGPVDLGDAVETCRRTVDTADATLVADADLVVHADAGRLQQLLENLVRNAVEHAGPTVTIGVGGLDDGFYVEDDGPGIPPDRRGDVFDMGYSTAEGGTGFGLPIVERIADSHGWEVAVTEGVDGGVRVEISGVDVLDG; encoded by the coding sequence ATGACGACCTCGAGGAGCAACGGGTCGGAACGGACGGTACGCTGCCTCTACATCGACGACGACCGGGAGCTCCTCGAGCTGACTCGGTCCGTCCTGGAGTCCCGCAGGCCCGCGTTCGACGTCGAAACCACCCCGTCGCCGAGGGAGGGGCTCCGAATGCTGGAGGAGCGCGACTTCGACGCGGTCGTCTGCGACTATCAGATGCCCGAACTCGACGGGCTCGCGGTCCTCGAATCGATCCGCTCGCGTCACGGCGACGACGTCCCGTTCGTCATGTTCACGGGGAAGGGTCGACGGGAGGTGGCGATCGACGCCCTCAACCTCGGCGCGGACCGCTACGTCCGGAAAGGGGGCGACCCGTCGTCCCAGCACGGCGCCCTCGCACGGGCGATCGAACAGGAGGTCGAACACGACCGCACCAGACGGCAGCTGCACAGACGCGACGAGAACCTCCGGATCGTCCTCGAGTCCATCGGCGACGCCGTCATCACCACCGACGTCGAGGGGCGGGTCACCAGGATGAACCCCGTCGCGGAGGAACTCACGGGGTGGACGACGGCCGAGGCGGTCGGCCGGCCGCTCCCGAACGTCTTCGAGATCGTCGGCCAGGAGGACCGCGAACCCGAGGAGGACCCCGCTCGGAGGGTGATCGAGCGGGGCGAGACCGTCGGCCTCGCGAACGGCACGATCCTGATCGACAGGGACGGGTCAGAACGGTACGTCGCCGACAGCGCGGCCCCCATTGAGGACGGGGACGGCGACCTCGTCGGCGTCGTCATCGTCTTCCGGGACGTCACGGACGGGTACCGCAGCCGGGAGCGAGCGCGAAAGCAGCGGCGGGCGATCGTCGACGTCTCGGTCGACGAGTCGATCACGAGCGGGAGCCTCGTGGAGGGCGCGCGCACGATAACGGAGGCGGCCGCCGAAACGCTCGACGTCGACCGCGTCGGCATCTGGCTGTTCGAGGACGACAACGCCGTCCTCCGTAACGTCGACCTGTACGAGCGGTCGACGGACGCCCACGAGTCGGGGCGCGAACTCGTCGCCAGTGAGCATCCGGACTACTTCGACGCGCTCGAGACGCATCGGTCGATCGAGGCCGCCGACGCGCGGCGCGACCCGCGCACTGCGGAACTCTCCGACCCGTACCTGGAGCCGCTCGGCATCCGATCGCTGCTCGACGCGACCCTCCGTTCGGGCGGCGAGGTCGTCGGCGTCGTCTGCCACGAACACGTGGGCGACCGCCGGGAGTGGCGGGACGACGAACGCAGGTTCGTCGGCGAGATCGCCGACCAGGTCCTGCGTCTCCTCTCGAACGCCCGACGGAACGAGTACGAGTCGACGCTCAAGGAGCTCCACGACATCGCGACGGACATCACGACGTTCGACACCCCCGAGGACGTCTGTCGGCGGACGATCGGGGTCGCGGAGACGCTCCTGGAGTTCGACCGGTGCGTCATCAACCTCGAGGAGGACGGCATGCTCCCGATCGCGGCGATCTCGTCGGGCATGCCGCCCGACGGGGTCACGCCGATGTCGGTGGAGGAGGGGATCGTCGGCAGGACGTACCGGACCGGCGAGTCGATCCTCCTCGCCGACGTCCGGGAGGCCGAGGAGGCGAACCCGCAGGGCCCGTACCGGGCGGCGCTCAGCATCCCGATCGGCGACCACGGGGTCTTCCAGACCGTCAGCGAACGGACGGACGCGTTCGACGCGGACGACCGGGAGCTCGCCGAGCTCCTCGTCTCGCACGCGGCGCAGGCGCTCGACCAGTTGGAGAAGGAACGGACGCTCCGTCGACAGAACGAGCGGCTGGACGAGTTCGCGAGCGTCGTCTCCCACGATCTACGGAACCCGCTGAACGTGGCACGGGGACGGCTGTCGCTCGCTCGGGAGGACTGCGACAGCGAGCACCTCGACGACGTCGCCCGCGCCCACGACCGGATGGGGACGTTGATCGACGATCTGCTCACGCTCGCGCGGGAGGGTCGGACGGCCATCGAGACGGGGCCCGTCGACCTCGGCGACGCCGTCGAGACGTGTCGGCGGACGGTCGACACGGCGGACGCGACGCTCGTCGCGGACGCGGACCTGGTCGTGCACGCGGACGCCGGTCGGCTCCAGCAGTTGCTGGAGAACCTCGTCCGCAACGCCGTCGAACACGCCGGTCCGACCGTCACGATCGGGGTCGGGGGGCTGGACGACGGGTTCTACGTCGAGGACGACGGACCCGGCATCCCCCCCGACCGGCGCGGCGACGTGTTCGACATGGGGTACTCGACGGCCGAGGGCGGGACCGGGTTCGGGCTCCCGATCGTGGAGCGGATCGCCGACTCGCACGGGTGGGAGGTCGCCGTCACGGAAGGGGTCGACGGCGGCGTCCGCGTCGAGATCAGCGGCGTCGACGTTCTCGATGGGTAG
- a CDS encoding HesB/IscA family protein, which produces MSTDASGGEATGVPVTVTADAAREALSLLEGEGMDTDVSGLRLFVQQGGCAGLSYGMRFDTEPEEDDQVTEQHGLRVFVDPASMNYVGGAKLDYESGLQAAGFHVENPNVESECGCGESFRT; this is translated from the coding sequence ATGAGCACGGACGCGTCCGGCGGCGAGGCGACGGGGGTACCGGTGACGGTGACCGCCGACGCCGCCCGAGAGGCGCTCTCGCTCCTCGAGGGCGAAGGGATGGACACCGACGTGAGCGGGCTCCGGCTGTTCGTCCAGCAGGGGGGCTGTGCGGGGCTCTCCTACGGGATGCGGTTCGACACCGAACCCGAGGAGGACGACCAGGTGACCGAACAGCACGGGCTCCGGGTGTTCGTCGACCCGGCGTCGATGAACTACGTCGGCGGCGCGAAACTGGACTACGAGTCCGGCCTGCAGGCCGCCGGCTTCCACGTCGAGAACCCGAACGTCGAGAGCGAGTGCGGCTGCGGCGAGTCGTTCCGGACGTGA
- the hisD gene encoding histidinol dehydrogenase: MTSNLEARAVAELSPDERRAFFDRDAGVAGVRDDVADVVGQVREEGDVALREFSREFDGVEVGNLEVTDEAERAAAEVDDGTMAAVREAIANVREFHEAQLPEDWTREFSEGRTLGRRFRPLDRIGVYVPGGAAAYPSSAIMGVVPATVAGVEHVAVATPPAEEVNPVTLAAIHEAGADAVYSVGGAQAVAALAYGTETVTSVRKVVGPGNKWVTAAKAEVRGDVEIDFLAGPSEVLVLADDTAEPRFVAAELLAQAEHDPEASVVAVTDDEGLAADVVAAVRERFPERERADAIEAALANDASGVLYARSMSEAVLFAEEYAPEHLSVQAADDEALLDRITNVGSAFLGPHTPVAAGDYASGTNHVLPTNGGAKAFGGLSVDTFLRSSTVQRLSADALAELSGTVTTLAEAEGLEAHAASVRERLED, translated from the coding sequence ATGACATCGAACCTCGAAGCCCGCGCCGTCGCGGAGCTCTCCCCCGACGAGCGCCGGGCGTTCTTCGATCGCGACGCGGGGGTGGCGGGCGTCCGCGACGACGTGGCGGACGTCGTCGGGCAGGTCCGCGAGGAGGGCGACGTCGCGCTCCGGGAGTTCTCCCGCGAGTTCGACGGCGTCGAGGTCGGCAACCTCGAGGTGACCGACGAGGCCGAACGCGCCGCCGCCGAGGTGGACGACGGGACGATGGCCGCGGTCCGGGAGGCCATCGCGAACGTCCGGGAGTTCCACGAGGCACAGCTCCCCGAGGACTGGACGAGGGAGTTCTCCGAGGGGCGGACGCTCGGCCGGCGGTTCCGCCCGCTCGACCGGATCGGCGTCTACGTTCCCGGCGGCGCGGCGGCCTACCCCTCCTCGGCCATCATGGGCGTCGTCCCCGCGACGGTCGCCGGCGTCGAGCACGTCGCCGTCGCGACCCCGCCCGCCGAGGAGGTGAACCCGGTCACGCTCGCGGCCATCCACGAGGCAGGCGCCGACGCGGTCTACTCGGTCGGCGGCGCGCAGGCCGTCGCCGCGCTCGCGTACGGGACCGAGACCGTCACGTCGGTCCGCAAGGTGGTCGGCCCCGGGAACAAGTGGGTCACCGCGGCGAAGGCCGAGGTCCGGGGCGACGTGGAGATCGACTTCCTCGCCGGCCCCTCCGAGGTGCTCGTCCTCGCCGACGACACGGCGGAGCCCCGATTCGTCGCCGCGGAACTGCTCGCGCAGGCCGAACACGACCCGGAGGCGAGCGTCGTCGCCGTGACGGACGACGAGGGACTCGCGGCCGACGTCGTCGCCGCGGTCCGCGAGCGGTTCCCCGAGCGCGAGCGGGCCGACGCCATCGAGGCGGCGCTCGCGAACGACGCCTCGGGCGTGCTGTACGCGCGCTCGATGTCCGAGGCGGTGCTGTTCGCCGAGGAGTACGCGCCGGAGCACCTCTCGGTCCAGGCGGCCGACGACGAGGCGCTGCTCGACCGGATCACGAACGTCGGATCGGCGTTCCTCGGGCCGCACACGCCGGTCGCCGCCGGCGATTACGCCTCCGGGACGAACCACGTCCTCCCGACGAACGGCGGGGCCAAGGCGTTCGGCGGGCTCTCGGTGGACACGTTCCTCCGCTCCTCGACCGTCCAGCGGCTCTCCGCGGACGCGCTCGCGGAGCTCTCGGGGACGGTGACGACGCTCGCGGAGGCGGAGGGGCTGGAGGCCCACGCCGCGAGCGTCCGCGAGCGCCTGGAGGACTGA
- a CDS encoding protein sorting system archaetidylserine synthase (This PssA-like phosphatidyltransferase, along with a PssD-like decarboxylase, is required in Haloarchaea for the archaeosortase ArtA to replace the PGF-CTERM sorting signal with a C-terminal lipid anchor.), which produces MSRRPRFVSRLGVADLVTTGNAALGLLAALAATFDPATAARLVLLAAVADGLDGVLARKYGGTPVGPHLDSLADVASFGVAPAVLVAVVATGEWTWAGSPALFVASAVVPALFVSMAVVRLGVYNVEDEGEKTTHGVQTTLAATIVAAGTLAGMGSPTLLLGLATVLAVLMVTPIRYPDLHWRDALVMGAVQAGAILLPGRPGDVFAFALLFLALGYMSLGPRFYWREAGGEGAAAEHTDGETGA; this is translated from the coding sequence ATGTCCCGGCGGCCGCGGTTCGTCTCGCGACTGGGGGTGGCCGACCTCGTCACGACCGGGAACGCCGCGCTCGGGCTCCTGGCGGCGCTGGCCGCGACGTTCGACCCGGCCACGGCGGCTCGACTCGTCCTCCTCGCCGCCGTCGCGGACGGACTCGATGGCGTGCTCGCCCGGAAGTACGGCGGGACGCCGGTGGGGCCCCACCTCGACTCGCTCGCGGACGTCGCCTCCTTCGGCGTCGCCCCGGCGGTCCTGGTCGCGGTCGTCGCCACCGGCGAGTGGACGTGGGCGGGCTCGCCGGCGCTGTTCGTCGCCTCCGCGGTCGTGCCGGCGCTGTTCGTCTCGATGGCGGTCGTCCGACTCGGCGTGTACAACGTGGAGGACGAGGGGGAGAAGACGACCCACGGCGTACAGACGACCCTCGCGGCCACCATCGTGGCCGCGGGAACGCTGGCCGGGATGGGCTCGCCCACGTTGCTGCTCGGACTCGCGACGGTACTCGCCGTCCTGATGGTGACGCCCATCCGGTATCCGGACCTCCACTGGCGGGACGCGCTCGTCATGGGCGCCGTGCAGGCCGGCGCGATCCTCCTCCCGGGCCGCCCCGGCGACGTGTTCGCGTTCGCGCTGCTGTTCCTCGCGCTCGGCTACATGAGTCTCGGCCCGCGGTTCTACTGGCGGGAGGCGGGCGGGGAGGGGGCGGCCGCCGAGCACACGGACGGCGAAACCGGCGCGTAG
- a CDS encoding plastocyanin/azurin family copper-binding protein has translation MRRRRFLATAGAAATLAVSGCLGDALAEDDYDVGMTAEAFRPREFTTTVGEEVVWANTSSRAHSVTAYEDTLPEGADYFATGGFDSEAAARDAWDGNDGAITSGETFSHAFEVAGEYSYLCIPHERAGMVGTVVVEE, from the coding sequence ATGCGACGACGACGGTTCCTGGCGACCGCCGGCGCGGCCGCGACGCTCGCCGTCTCGGGCTGTCTCGGCGACGCGCTCGCCGAGGACGACTACGACGTCGGCATGACCGCGGAGGCGTTCCGCCCGCGGGAGTTCACGACGACCGTCGGCGAGGAGGTCGTCTGGGCGAACACCTCCTCGCGCGCCCACTCGGTGACCGCCTACGAGGACACCCTCCCGGAGGGCGCCGACTACTTCGCCACGGGCGGGTTCGACTCCGAGGCCGCCGCCCGCGACGCCTGGGACGGGAACGACGGCGCCATCACGAGCGGGGAGACGTTCTCGCACGCGTTCGAGGTCGCCGGCGAGTACTCCTACCTCTGCATCCCGCACGAACGGGCGGGGATGGTCGGGACCGTCGTCGTCGAGGAGTAG
- a CDS encoding 30S ribosomal protein S3ae, whose translation MSERSVSRQRQGKRWYTVLAPEQFDRAELGETIAEEPNQVIGRTVETTLGDLTDDQSKNNTKLTFKITDVGSDSAYTEFIEHELARDYLRSLVRRGASKVDAVLTVRTTDDYRVRLQPAAFTTKKADRSQEQAIRSVMTDIVEEAAADRTFEGLVDSVVEGRLSSAIYGEAKTIYPLRRVEVQKLSLEARPEEVAAEEEAAVDVDEEDVAVEGDEA comes from the coding sequence ATGAGTGAACGATCAGTCTCACGACAGCGACAGGGCAAGCGGTGGTACACCGTGCTCGCGCCCGAGCAGTTCGACAGGGCCGAGCTCGGCGAGACCATCGCCGAGGAACCGAACCAGGTCATCGGACGGACCGTCGAGACGACCCTCGGCGACCTGACCGACGACCAGAGCAAGAACAACACGAAGCTGACGTTCAAGATCACGGACGTCGGCTCGGACTCGGCGTACACCGAGTTCATCGAGCACGAACTGGCGCGGGACTACCTGCGCTCGCTCGTCCGCCGCGGCGCCTCGAAGGTCGACGCGGTCCTCACGGTCCGCACGACCGACGACTACCGCGTCCGGCTCCAGCCCGCGGCGTTCACGACGAAGAAGGCCGACCGCTCCCAGGAGCAGGCCATCCGCTCGGTGATGACCGACATCGTCGAGGAGGCCGCCGCGGACCGGACGTTCGAGGGGCTCGTCGACTCCGTCGTCGAGGGCCGACTCTCCTCGGCCATCTACGGCGAGGCGAAGACCATCTACCCGCTTCGCCGCGTCGAGGTCCAGAAGCTCTCGCTCGAGGCCCGGCCCGAGGAGGTCGCCGCCGAGGAGGAGGCCGCCGTCGACGTGGACGAGGAGGACGTCGCCGTCGAGGGCGACGAGGCGTAG
- a CDS encoding KEOPS complex subunit Pcc1 produces MSERSRTEEPRTATFETRHADAAAARTVAAALAPDNTPQIRTEADGDVVRTRIERDTTGGLHASADDYLVNVAAADAVVASARDVDDGTERGDGSDHSESSEHNDTHE; encoded by the coding sequence ATGAGCGAACGGAGTCGGACCGAGGAACCCCGGACCGCGACGTTCGAGACGCGCCACGCCGACGCGGCGGCCGCGCGGACCGTGGCCGCCGCGCTCGCGCCGGACAACACCCCGCAGATCCGCACCGAGGCGGACGGCGACGTCGTCCGCACGCGGATCGAACGGGACACGACCGGCGGGCTCCACGCCTCCGCGGACGACTACCTCGTGAACGTCGCCGCGGCGGACGCGGTCGTCGCGAGCGCTCGCGACGTGGACGACGGGACCGAACGCGGCGACGGCAGCGACCACAGCGAATCTAGCGAACACAACGACACACATGAGTGA
- a CDS encoding exonuclease RecJ produces the protein MSTSRAADPPAPDAVAATLREAEFVRLCARPTGDALAAAGLLARALRSASTPFHVRTTRAGTAPDGDGTPVALGWTAPDATFVPAGDRPVSVVAAEVVAELGADPDPVVGLAGVVAAESAPGADGSGSLLESAERRDAVERRPGVAVPTADPADGLAGSALFRAPFSGDPEAARALLADLDYPAEPDDDDRRRLASAVALDATADAPPRAAEAVGRALHPYATPEGPFETLGGYADVLSATAREAPGLGVALALGNDVAREAALDAWRSHATAAHGLLDDPSTSRYDGAFVVRIDGESDGHAVLATAARLARDFASPEPVALVVADGAAAAAGVDGTTDVTAALREAAGDGTASGDARLGDARFDGDVESFVGGFRGAL, from the coding sequence ATGTCCACGTCCCGCGCGGCCGACCCGCCAGCCCCCGACGCGGTAGCGGCGACGCTGCGCGAGGCCGAGTTCGTCCGCCTCTGCGCCCGCCCGACGGGCGACGCGCTCGCGGCCGCCGGCCTGCTCGCACGCGCGCTCCGCTCGGCCAGCACGCCGTTCCACGTCCGAACGACCCGCGCGGGGACGGCCCCCGACGGCGACGGGACGCCCGTCGCCCTCGGCTGGACTGCGCCCGACGCGACGTTCGTCCCGGCCGGCGACCGGCCCGTGTCGGTCGTCGCGGCCGAGGTCGTGGCGGAACTCGGCGCCGACCCCGACCCCGTCGTGGGGCTCGCGGGGGTCGTCGCCGCCGAGTCGGCGCCGGGCGCGGACGGGAGCGGCTCGCTCCTCGAGTCGGCCGAGCGTCGCGACGCGGTCGAGCGTCGGCCCGGCGTCGCCGTGCCGACCGCCGACCCGGCCGACGGGCTCGCGGGCTCGGCGCTGTTCCGGGCGCCGTTCTCCGGCGACCCCGAGGCGGCGCGCGCGCTGCTGGCCGACCTCGACTACCCGGCGGAACCGGACGACGACGACCGACGCCGGCTCGCCTCCGCGGTCGCGCTCGACGCGACCGCCGACGCGCCGCCGCGGGCGGCCGAGGCGGTCGGCCGCGCGCTCCACCCGTACGCGACGCCGGAGGGCCCGTTCGAGACCCTCGGCGGGTACGCGGACGTGCTCTCGGCGACCGCACGGGAGGCGCCAGGGCTGGGCGTCGCGCTCGCGCTCGGCAACGACGTCGCCCGCGAGGCCGCGCTCGACGCCTGGCGCTCGCACGCGACCGCCGCACACGGCCTGCTCGACGACCCGTCGACGAGCCGCTACGACGGCGCCTTCGTCGTCCGGATCGACGGCGAGTCGGACGGCCACGCCGTCCTCGCGACCGCGGCGCGGCTGGCGCGCGACTTCGCGTCGCCCGAGCCGGTCGCGCTCGTGGTCGCCGACGGCGCTGCCGCGGCGGCCGGCGTCGACGGGACGACGGACGTCACGGCCGCACTCCGGGAAGCGGCCGGGGACGGCACGGCCAGTGGCGACGCCCGGCTCGGCGACGCGAGGTTCGACGGCGACGTCGAGTCGTTCGTGGGCGGGTTCAGGGGGGCGCTATGA
- a CDS encoding 30S ribosomal protein S15 — protein sequence MARMHTRRRGSSGSDHPVADEPPEWSDVDAEDVEERVVELAEQGHDPSRIGLALRDEGVKGTPVPDVKLATGKKVTEILEENDAAPELPEDLRNLLERAVRLREHVDENAQDAQNKRALQNTESKIRRLVNYYRGDELDEDFKYSYGAAKRLLE from the coding sequence ATGGCACGAATGCACACACGCCGCCGCGGTTCGTCCGGTTCGGACCACCCGGTGGCAGACGAACCCCCGGAGTGGAGCGACGTAGACGCCGAGGACGTCGAGGAACGCGTCGTCGAACTCGCGGAGCAGGGGCACGACCCCAGCCGGATCGGCCTGGCGCTCCGCGACGAGGGCGTGAAGGGCACGCCCGTCCCCGACGTGAAGCTCGCGACCGGCAAGAAGGTCACCGAGATCCTCGAGGAGAACGACGCCGCGCCGGAGCTCCCCGAGGACCTGCGGAACCTCCTCGAGCGCGCCGTCCGCCTGCGCGAGCACGTGGACGAGAACGCGCAGGACGCACAGAACAAGCGCGCGCTCCAGAACACGGAGTCGAAGATCCGTCGCCTGGTGAACTACTACCGGGGCGACGAACTCGACGAGGACTTCAAGTACAGCTACGGCGCCGCGAAACGGCTCCTCGAGTAG